One part of the Candidatus Bathyarchaeota archaeon genome encodes these proteins:
- a CDS encoding phospholipid carrier-dependent glycosyltransferase, with product MKITKTDILTMVLLSVVFFGLAVWNLGETQYPLSNWESTTPQSFYVDLGSLQQVHDAFFWVKSGNASVSVYSGSPGNWSFVGNYSLTDRGTDYSVQNSFSLNVETQYLEFNVNPVTYDSQPMFANWGVTNPTDQEPSPYAQLSEIGLDNPDLQQIPIVGVTGINGTDAALSALADEQNSLEIPPTYMSKMYFDEVYFARSAENYVNHMIPHERTHPPLGKLIQAVGVALAGETPFGWRIMGVIFGTLMVPLMFLIAKKLFGTWIGGFSAAFLFTFDFMHFTMARIGTVDTYVVFFSLLTQLFFLIYFARVIKDGWKTSVIPLFLASVCAALAFSTKWFSLYGVVGMIALLLALRLKDVAKLKASLRERYVAFFDHPFLLMIAFAGVFAAIYFATYIPEMLMGNSPVTIYNLQNAMFGFHSGSVVDSSAAPWWSWPFMFRLDGVTVPKWFDITYNLPNGTLSTISAFGNPVVWWVGFGAMVFLAVEAFHVEALLSNLWSRIKKGAAQVSIRGQGWDASALFIVVVFLFSWLPYVLIGRATYIYHFYLSVPLLCLALTYFINKYWHKPEGKAAAIAIFAATVAMFVLFYPVISGAPTTSEYIHNLKWFPSWFFAP from the coding sequence TTGAAAATAACCAAAACCGACATCTTAACCATGGTTTTGCTCTCCGTGGTCTTCTTCGGCTTGGCAGTTTGGAATCTAGGCGAGACTCAGTATCCGTTATCGAATTGGGAGAGCACTACGCCGCAGAGTTTCTATGTGGATTTAGGTTCGCTTCAGCAGGTGCATGACGCGTTTTTCTGGGTTAAATCCGGCAATGCCTCAGTTAGCGTCTACAGTGGGTCCCCGGGGAACTGGAGTTTTGTGGGCAACTACTCGTTAACTGACCGGGGCACGGATTACTCGGTTCAGAACTCATTCTCGCTTAACGTGGAAACGCAGTATCTGGAATTCAACGTTAATCCCGTTACCTATGATTCGCAGCCGATGTTCGCGAACTGGGGCGTAACCAACCCCACTGACCAGGAGCCCTCGCCCTACGCGCAGCTCTCAGAAATCGGCCTAGACAACCCCGACCTCCAGCAGATACCAATCGTGGGCGTCACGGGCATAAACGGCACAGACGCAGCCCTCTCCGCCCTTGCGGATGAGCAGAACTCGCTTGAGATACCGCCCACCTACATGTCCAAAATGTACTTTGACGAAGTGTACTTTGCGCGGTCCGCGGAAAACTATGTGAACCACATGATACCCCATGAGCGGACGCATCCGCCGCTTGGCAAACTCATCCAGGCCGTGGGTGTTGCTCTGGCAGGTGAGACCCCGTTTGGATGGCGCATCATGGGCGTCATATTCGGCACGCTGATGGTTCCCCTGATGTTTCTCATAGCCAAGAAGCTCTTCGGCACCTGGATAGGCGGCTTCTCCGCGGCGTTCCTCTTCACCTTTGACTTCATGCACTTCACCATGGCCAGGATAGGCACCGTGGACACCTACGTGGTGTTCTTTTCGCTGCTTACCCAACTGTTCTTCCTGATCTATTTTGCACGGGTCATCAAGGACGGCTGGAAAACCTCGGTTATTCCGCTGTTTTTGGCCTCTGTATGCGCTGCGTTGGCGTTCTCCACCAAGTGGTTTTCGCTCTACGGAGTCGTAGGTATGATTGCGCTGCTTTTGGCTCTGCGCCTAAAAGACGTGGCTAAACTCAAAGCCAGCCTCCGCGAAAGGTACGTGGCGTTCTTTGACCATCCCTTCCTGCTTATGATCGCGTTTGCCGGCGTCTTTGCCGCCATATACTTCGCCACCTACATCCCCGAGATGCTTATGGGCAACTCGCCAGTCACCATCTATAACCTGCAGAACGCCATGTTTGGCTTCCACTCGGGCAGCGTTGTGGATTCCTCCGCGGCGCCCTGGTGGAGCTGGCCCTTCATGTTCCGCCTCGACGGCGTCACCGTGCCCAAATGGTTTGACATAACCTACAATTTACCCAACGGTACCCTCTCAACCATCTCGGCCTTCGGCAACCCCGTGGTTTGGTGGGTGGGCTTTGGCGCCATGGTTTTCCTCGCGGTTGAAGCCTTCCATGTGGAGGCGTTGCTGTCGAATCTGTGGAGCCGCATCAAAAAAGGCGCTGCACAAGTTAGCATTCGGGGGCAGGGCTGGGATGCAAGCGCACTCTTCATTGTGGTGGTGTTTCTGTTCTCTTGGCTGCCCTACGTTTTAATCGGCAGAGCCACCTACATCTACCACTTCTACCTCTCTGTGCCCCTGCTATGCTTAGCCCTAACGTATTTCATCAACAAGTACTGGCATAAACCCGAAGGCAAAGCCGCGGCCATAGCCATCTTCGCGGCGACTGTGGCAATGTTTGTGCTCTTCTACCCTGTGATTTCAGGGGCCCCCACAACATCCGAATACATCCATAACTTGAAATGGTTCCCCAGCTGGTTCTTTGCGCCATGA
- a CDS encoding glycosyltransferase family 2 protein gives MTPKHQAPSAVEVSVVLPAYNEVTYLQTAVEKVMAALDAFTGSYEIVIAEDGSTDGTAERSKELAEKYGCVRHIHREARLGRGTALNNAFRQCQGTFLVYMDLDLATDLRFLKPLVEALSVEGYDFATGSRMMPQSLAERSFSRGLSSKSYNFLVRHMLGSKLRDHQCGFKSFRRDKLLSLLGEVDATHWFWDTEVMVRGYAHGYRIKEIAVEWHSGKGTKVNLAKDSWNMFWQIVNLWWTLKVKKK, from the coding sequence ATGACACCCAAACACCAAGCCCCATCTGCAGTCGAAGTTTCAGTGGTGCTGCCTGCCTACAACGAAGTCACCTATCTGCAGACGGCGGTAGAGAAGGTTATGGCGGCGCTTGATGCCTTCACAGGTTCCTATGAAATAGTGATCGCCGAGGACGGCAGCACCGACGGCACCGCAGAACGCTCCAAAGAACTCGCGGAGAAATACGGCTGCGTGCGGCATATCCACCGCGAAGCCAGGCTGGGACGAGGCACAGCGCTTAACAATGCTTTTCGTCAGTGCCAGGGCACATTTCTGGTTTACATGGATTTGGATTTAGCTACTGACCTGCGTTTTCTGAAGCCGCTGGTAGAAGCCCTCTCCGTTGAGGGATATGATTTCGCGACGGGGTCACGTATGATGCCTCAGAGCCTCGCTGAACGCAGCTTCAGCAGGGGACTGAGCAGCAAAAGCTACAACTTCCTTGTCCGCCACATGCTGGGCTCCAAGCTCCGTGACCATCAATGCGGTTTTAAGTCATTTCGACGCGACAAACTGCTGTCTTTGCTTGGCGAAGTGGATGCGACGCATTGGTTTTGGGATACCGAAGTGATGGTTCGGGGCTACGCGCATGGCTACCGCATCAAAGAGATCGCGGTTGAGTGGCATAGCGGCAAAGGCACCAAAGTGAATCTTGCCAAGGACAGCTGGAACATGTTCTGGCAGATAGTTAACTTGTGGTGGACGCTAAAAGTTAAGAAGAAATAG